Genomic window (Arachis hypogaea cultivar Tifrunner chromosome 13, arahy.Tifrunner.gnm2.J5K5, whole genome shotgun sequence):
TGGTATTCAATAAAAATTGGGTTGACATGATGATACAATATAGATGTAGAATATAGATCCACAGAAGGTGATAACCTGATAAAAGTAAAGTGATTGTGACAATCTTCCAACATCAAGGTCCCATGTCTTTGGACTTCCAATCCAACCTTGTCCTTTGATGGTAGGATAACCATATTCACCCCACACTGGATGTGGCAGAATCTGCAATATCTCCTGAGGCTGAGGATTGCTGTATGGATCACACAACATGTATGGAGCCTCAAGATGCTCTCCATTCCCTGGAGAGCAGTATAAGTGGTACGCCGCGTAAGGGAAGCGAGCAGTGTCATTGCGAAGCACTCGCGTGCCGTTGGGGAATGTATGATAAGGTGGACATAGGCTTAGGCTGTTTGCATTGCACCATGGAGTTGTGCTTGGGTTAATAATCATCTCATTGTATCTGGTCACATCTGACTTCACATCACCATCACATGGCTTCCCATTGTTCTTCCAACAGCTTCCAATGTCAATCAGGTAGAACTGGCTGCTATTTCCACCGCCTTGAACCACATTCAGAGTGAATCTCACTTTGAAGTTAGGTGATTCTGGAATCTGACCAATACACATACTTGTAAGTTAATCTGAAATCAGTCACTTTATTTTGGATAGCTTGAAAGACAAGTTTTGAGTAAGAGTACAGAAAAACAATGTGACTCACAATTTTGAACATTCCCCTAGAAGGGTAATGGTATCCTCCAGAAAAACCAGTTGTAGCATCTGATCTTAGGTAAAGCATTAACCATGGATACTTTATTGAGGTCCTCAAAGTGTGATGGAAAATCCAGCTTCCCTTGCTAATTTCCTTCTCCCATGTCACAGAGTAGTAAGATCTGTTTTGCACTAATCCTGAACTCAAGTCAGCATCCAAGTCCCATGATCCAAAAAATCTTCCCTTGAGCATTGTCCTATTGGGCCCTTGCAGTGTGGTATATTCATGATAAATCAATGGTTGATTCATGCAGCCTATGCCGAAGCAAGGGAAGCTACCATCCGGTAAAAACGGTGCGGCTCTCTGGCCGTTCCGAGGACACTTGGCTGCCAATGTATCCATGTTTCCATTCTTAAGCATGATCATCCAGAATTGCCATGGATTAGGGATGTCTTCAACCTCACATTTAGATCCCAAATAGAGTTCTTTCTCTGCAGCATAAAGATCTGCATTGTAAAGGGCTTGGACTTGCATTCCATGAAAGGTATCACCAATGCCAAGCTTGTTGTCATCTTCTGTGACTTTATGGACCACAGTGTAGGGAGAAAAGTTGCACATAGAACAGTTCTTCTCTTAAGGGAAACAAACATGACAATCAAGGTTCATGATTAGAGTACAGTTTATGACTATTATGAAGCAACAAGTGTTAATGTTTACAAGTATAAAACAGTATCTTAAGAATTTTAAGCTTACCTTTGGTCTGTGGTTCTTCTGCCTTATAAATATCAAAACAATCAGCAGCTCTTGGGCTACCCATTTGTGGAACTTCTTCTCCAACTTCATTGCACTGATTCCATGACTCTATTGCCAATCTCAGGCCATCCCTTCTCATCCCTGGGTCGCCTAAGGCCGATACATACTCAACACCACTCGCGAAATGAGCTGTTGAAAGGACTAGCAAATCAAAAAGAGCAAAGAGAAAACA
Coding sequences:
- the LOC112792750 gene encoding uncharacterized protein, with the translated sequence MDKNRSTCFLFALFDLLVLSTAHFASGVEYVSALGDPGMRRDGLRLAIESWNQCNEVGEEVPQMGSPRAADCFDIYKAEEPQTKEKNCSMCNFSPYTVVHKVTEDDNKLGIGDTFHGMQVQALYNADLYAAEKELYLGSKCEVEDIPNPWQFWMIMLKNGNMDTLAAKCPRNGQRAAPFLPDGSFPCFGIGCMNQPLIYHEYTTLQGPNRTMLKGRFFGSWDLDADLSSGLVQNRSYYSVTWEKEISKGSWIFHHTLRTSIKYPWLMLYLRSDATTGFSGGYHYPSRGMFKIIPESPNFKVRFTLNVVQGGGNSSQFYLIDIGSCWKNNGKPCDGDVKSDVTRYNEMIINPSTTPWCNANSLSLCPPYHTFPNGTRVLRNDTARFPYAAYHLYCSPGNGEHLEAPYMLCDPYSNPQPQEILQILPHPVWGEYGYPTIKGQGWIGSPKTWDLDVGRLSQSLYFYQDPGTSPARRQWTSVDLGTEIFKDPQQIAEWTVSDFDILIPKQ